A stretch of the Lactuca sativa cultivar Salinas chromosome 9, Lsat_Salinas_v11, whole genome shotgun sequence genome encodes the following:
- the LOC111916873 gene encoding uncharacterized protein LOC111916873, with product MEQQSRLGRKSTRELSTKSTTSIPTKTTFSTTKLSAKATTTPSSSMSLEDIVKSLATSTQAFQQETRAIIKNLEKQVSQLATSVSKLESQGKLPAQTEANPRHNVCAITLRGGKSYDGPKFSVDQKEDEIVVEEATKEEKEEEKTSEKKPFIAESKVTPAPFPERLKSTKKEREENDIMQMFKRVQINIPLLEVIKQVPRYARFLKDLCVSKKKLKGNQVVMVGEHVSAVLQKRMPPKCKDPGVFTVPCKLGNLYVPRAMLDLGASVNVLSYSLFKSIGEGTLSKTDVIIQLADRSLVHPKGVLEDVLVQVDEFVFPADFYVLDMGDDDSPSSSSILLDRPFLKTSKTKIDVYNGTLSMEFDGEVINFNVHEAKKTPFDVQSVNFVNLIHPSTKKGLNLSNNEFLELVLSRKLDRDKAKELAKKFDMDNEVLEILEFIDDKKHVRSYDMLESPTYRD from the coding sequence ATGGAACAACAATCAAGGTTGGGGAGGAAATCAACAAGGGAACTATCAACCAAGTCAACCACATCAATACCAACAAAGACCACCTTTTCCACCACAAAACTTTCAGCCAAGGCAACCACAACACCCTCCTCAAGTATGTCTTTAGAGGACATAGTAAAAAGTTTGGCAACTAGTACACAAGCTTTCCAACAAGAGACAAGAGCAATCATAAAGAACTTAGAGAAACAAGTTTCACAGCTTGCTACTTCCGTAAGCAAACTAGAATCTCAAGGAAAGTTGCCTGCCCAAACTGAAGCAAACCCAAGGCACAATGTGTGTGCCATCACATTGAGAGGCGGGAAAAGCTATGATGGTCCAAAATTTTCGGTTGATCAAAAAGAAGATGAAATAGTGGTTGAAGAGGCAACCAAAGAAGAGAAGGAGGAAGAGAAAACAAGCGAAAAGAAGCCTTTCATCGCCGAGTCCAAAGTCACACCTGCTCCATTTCCCGAAAGATTAAAGAGCACGAAGAAAGAACGGGAGGAGAATGACATCATGcaaatgttcaagagagttcaaatCAACATTCCACTCCTCGAGGTCATCAAGCAGGTACCTAGATACGCAAGGTTCCTTAAGGATCTTTGTGTatctaaaaagaaattaaaaggaaaTCAAGTCGTAATGGTTGGGGAGCATGTATCCGCGGTTTTGCAAAAGAGGATGCCCCCAAAGTGCAAGGATCCCGGTGTCTTTACCGTGCCTTGCAAGTTGGGAAATCTTTATGTACCCCGAGCTATGCTTGATCTAGGTGCATCTGTAAATGTCCTATCATATTCTCTTTTcaaatcaattggtgaaggaacatTGAGCAAAACCGATGTGATCATCCAACTTGCTGATCGGTCTTTGGTACACCCAAAGGGAGTATTAGAGGACGTGTTAGTGCAAGTTGATGAATTTGTCTTCCCGGCTGATTTTTATGTCTTAGATATGGGAGACGATGACTCTCCAAGTTCAAGTTCCATTCTTTTGGATAGACCTTTTCTTAAAACTTCTAAAACAAAAATCGATGTCTACAATGGAACCTTGAGTATGGAATTTGATGGTGAAGTTATCAATTTCAATGTGCATGAAGCAAAAAAGACTCCTTTTGATGTTCAATCTGTTAATTTTGTCAATTTGATCCATCCCTCAACAAAAAAGGGTTTGAACTTGTCTAACAATGAATTTCTGGAGTTAGTTTTGTCACGAAAACTAGACAGGGACAAAGCCAAAGAGCTTGCAAAGAAGTTTGATATGGATAATGAAGTGTTGGAGATTTTAGAGTTTATTGATGACAAGAAGCATGTAAggagttatgatatgttagagaGTCCCACGTATCGAGACTGA